One window from the genome of Streptomyces cadmiisoli encodes:
- a CDS encoding SDR family NAD(P)-dependent oxidoreductase, with product MTGITRLAGHGALVTGAARGIGAATARRLAEEGARVLVTDVDLPAAQRTAESLRDAGLSAEAFFCDVTDRASVEAAVAHAAGAFGSLDVLVANAYSCHPDAPLFEDESDEGWARDLDVTLTGTYRCCRAALPHLAACGRGAVVLIGSVNGLQDFGNHAYSAAKAGLGSLTRTLAGHAAARGVRVNLVVPGTVRTPAWEGRSTDLDAAGALYPLGRVGEPEDIASAVAFLASGDASWITGTALVVDGGITAVNTGFTAFRRGSAAPR from the coding sequence ATGACCGGGATCACACGCTTGGCGGGACACGGTGCCCTCGTCACCGGTGCGGCCCGGGGCATCGGGGCCGCCACCGCCCGCCGGCTGGCCGAGGAGGGCGCCCGTGTCCTGGTGACCGACGTGGATCTGCCCGCGGCACAGCGGACGGCGGAGTCACTGCGGGACGCGGGGCTCTCGGCGGAGGCCTTCTTCTGCGACGTGACGGACCGCGCGTCCGTGGAAGCGGCCGTCGCGCACGCCGCCGGTGCGTTCGGCTCGCTCGACGTGCTGGTCGCCAACGCCTACAGCTGTCACCCCGACGCCCCGCTGTTCGAGGACGAGTCCGACGAGGGGTGGGCGCGCGACCTGGACGTCACCCTGACCGGGACGTACCGCTGCTGCCGGGCCGCCCTGCCCCACCTGGCCGCCTGCGGACGCGGCGCCGTCGTCCTCATCGGCTCGGTCAACGGCCTGCAGGACTTCGGCAACCATGCCTACAGCGCCGCCAAGGCCGGACTGGGTTCGCTGACCCGCACCCTCGCCGGGCACGCCGCGGCCCGTGGTGTCCGAGTCAACCTGGTGGTGCCCGGGACGGTCCGGACCCCGGCGTGGGAGGGCCGTTCCACCGACCTCGACGCGGCCGGTGCGCTCTACCCGCTGGGCCGGGTCGGCGAACCGGAGGACATCGCCTCCGCCGTCGCCTTCCTCGCCTCCGGCGACGCGTCCTGGATCACCGGCACGGCACTGGTCGTCGACGGCGGGATCACCGCGGTGAACACCGGCTTCACCGCGTTCAGGAGGGGGAGCGCGGCACCCCGCTGA
- a CDS encoding SDR family oxidoreductase — translation MPEPLKDKVALVAGATRGAGRGIAVELGAAGATVYVTGRSTRARRSEYDRPETVEDTADLVTEAGGHGIAVPTDHLDPAQVRRLVDRIADEQGRLDILVNDIWGGEKLFEWDKTVWEHDLDKGLRLLRLAVETHAVTSHHALPLMLRHPGGLVVEMTDGTAEYNRDNYRVNLFYDLAKSSVLRMAFALGHELGPRGATAVALTPGWLRSEMMLEHFAVREENWRDALDRVPHFAISETPRYVGRAVAALAADADVARFNGRSLSSGGLAQEYGFTDLDGSRPDAWRYLVEVQDADRPADTTGYR, via the coding sequence ATGCCGGAGCCACTGAAGGACAAGGTCGCGCTCGTCGCCGGAGCGACCCGCGGAGCGGGGCGCGGGATCGCCGTCGAACTGGGTGCGGCCGGCGCGACCGTCTACGTCACGGGACGCAGCACGCGCGCGCGGCGCTCCGAGTACGACCGGCCCGAGACCGTCGAGGACACCGCCGACCTGGTCACCGAGGCCGGCGGCCACGGCATCGCGGTGCCCACCGACCATCTCGACCCCGCGCAGGTCCGCCGCCTCGTGGACCGGATCGCCGACGAGCAGGGCCGCCTCGACATCCTCGTCAACGACATCTGGGGCGGCGAGAAACTCTTCGAGTGGGACAAGACCGTCTGGGAGCACGACCTCGACAAGGGGCTCCGGCTGCTCCGGCTCGCGGTGGAGACGCACGCCGTCACCAGCCACCACGCGCTGCCCCTGATGCTGCGCCACCCCGGCGGTCTCGTGGTGGAGATGACGGACGGCACCGCCGAGTACAACCGCGACAACTACCGGGTGAACCTCTTCTACGACCTCGCCAAGTCCTCGGTGCTGCGGATGGCCTTCGCCCTCGGCCATGAACTCGGGCCGCGCGGCGCCACCGCCGTGGCCCTCACCCCGGGCTGGCTCCGCTCGGAGATGATGCTCGAACACTTCGCGGTGCGGGAGGAGAACTGGCGCGATGCCCTCGACCGCGTCCCGCACTTCGCCATCTCGGAGACCCCGCGCTATGTCGGCCGCGCCGTCGCCGCACTCGCCGCCGACGCCGACGTGGCCCGGTTCAACGGCCGGTCCCTCTCCAGCGGCGGCCTCGCCCAGGAGTACGGCTTCACCGATCTCGACGGCAGCCGTCCTGACGCCTGGCGCTACCTCGTCGAGGTCCAGGACGCGGACAGGCCGGCGGACACCACCGGGTACCGGTGA
- a CDS encoding MBL fold metallo-hydrolase: protein MTARIERLVTSGQFTLDGGTWDVDNNVWLVGDDHEVVVIDAAHDADAIAEAVGDRRLTAIVCTHAHNDHIDAAPALAERTGAVIWLHHDDLPLWKQTHPDRAPDAWLLDGQIIEAAGADLTVLHTPGHAPGAVCLYDPGLGTVFTGDTLFQGGPGATGRSYSHFPTIIDSIRDRLLTLPPETKVLTGHGDPTTIGAEAPHLQEWITRGH from the coding sequence ATGACCGCCCGCATCGAACGACTCGTCACCTCCGGGCAGTTCACGCTGGACGGCGGCACCTGGGACGTCGACAACAACGTGTGGCTGGTCGGCGACGACCACGAGGTCGTCGTCATCGACGCCGCGCACGACGCCGACGCCATCGCCGAAGCCGTCGGGGACCGCCGGCTGACCGCCATCGTCTGCACCCACGCCCACAACGACCACATCGACGCCGCGCCCGCCCTCGCCGAGCGCACCGGGGCCGTCATCTGGCTGCACCACGACGACCTGCCGCTGTGGAAGCAGACCCACCCCGACCGGGCGCCGGACGCCTGGCTGCTGGACGGCCAGATCATCGAGGCCGCCGGCGCCGACCTGACCGTCCTGCACACGCCCGGCCACGCGCCCGGCGCGGTCTGCCTGTACGACCCGGGGCTCGGCACGGTCTTCACCGGCGACACGCTGTTCCAGGGCGGTCCGGGCGCCACCGGGCGCTCCTACTCCCACTTCCCGACCATCATCGACTCGATCCGCGACCGTCTGCTGACCCTGCCGCCCGAGACCAAGGTCCTCACCGGCCACGGCGACCCGACCACCATCGGGGCCGAGGCGCCGCACCTCCAGGAGTGGATCACTCGGGGCCACTGA
- a CDS encoding S-(hydroxymethyl)mycothiol dehydrogenase produces the protein MAQEVRGVIAPGKDEPVRIETIVVPDPGPGEAVVRVQASGVCHTDLHYKQGGITDEFPFLLGHEAAGIVEAVGDGVTEVEPGDFVILNWRAVCGRCRACLRGRPWYCFDTHNARQKMTLAATGQELAPALGIGAFVEKTLVAAGQCTKVDPSVPAAVAGLLGCGVMAGIGAAINTGNVGRGDSVAVIGCGGVGDAAIAGSQLAGASRIIAVDIDDRKLENARTMGATHTVNSTKTDPVEAIRELTGGFGADVVIEAVGRPETYKQAFYARDLAGTVVLVGVPTPDMKLELPLLDVFGRGGALKSSWYGDCLPSRDFPMLIDLHLQGRLDLAAFVTETIQLDEVEKAFERMHRGDVLRSVVVLR, from the coding sequence ATGGCGCAGGAAGTACGCGGCGTGATCGCACCGGGGAAGGACGAGCCGGTCCGGATCGAGACGATCGTCGTGCCCGACCCCGGCCCGGGGGAGGCCGTGGTGCGCGTCCAGGCCTCCGGGGTCTGCCACACCGACCTGCACTACAAGCAGGGCGGCATCACCGACGAGTTCCCCTTCCTGCTCGGCCACGAGGCCGCCGGGATCGTCGAGGCCGTCGGCGACGGCGTCACCGAGGTGGAGCCCGGGGACTTCGTCATCCTCAACTGGCGTGCGGTGTGCGGCCGTTGCCGGGCCTGTCTGCGCGGCCGGCCCTGGTACTGCTTCGACACCCACAACGCCCGGCAGAAGATGACCCTGGCCGCCACCGGCCAGGAGCTCGCACCGGCCCTCGGTATCGGTGCCTTCGTCGAGAAGACGCTGGTCGCGGCCGGACAGTGCACCAAGGTCGATCCCTCCGTCCCCGCCGCCGTCGCCGGACTGCTCGGCTGCGGTGTCATGGCCGGCATCGGCGCGGCGATCAACACCGGGAACGTCGGCCGCGGCGACTCGGTCGCGGTCATCGGCTGCGGCGGCGTCGGGGACGCGGCCATCGCCGGATCGCAGCTGGCCGGAGCGTCGAGGATCATCGCCGTCGACATCGACGACCGGAAGCTGGAGAACGCCCGCACCATGGGCGCCACCCACACCGTCAACTCCACGAAGACCGACCCGGTCGAGGCGATCCGCGAGCTGACCGGCGGTTTCGGCGCCGACGTCGTCATCGAGGCCGTGGGCCGGCCGGAGACGTACAAGCAGGCGTTCTACGCCCGTGACCTGGCCGGCACGGTCGTCCTCGTCGGCGTTCCCACGCCCGACATGAAGCTCGAACTCCCCCTGCTGGACGTCTTCGGCCGCGGCGGCGCCCTGAAGTCCTCCTGGTACGGCGACTGCCTGCCGTCCCGCGACTTCCCGATGCTGATCGACCTGCACCTGCAAGGGCGGCTGGACCTGGCGGCGTTCGTCACGGAGACGATCCAGCTCGACGAGGTGGAGAAGGCGTTCGAGCGGATGCACCGCGGCGACGTGCTGCGCTCGGTGGTGGTGCTCCGATGA
- a CDS encoding metal-sensitive transcriptional regulator, with translation MDLRFEGDELKSVLNRLRRAQGQISGVIRMIEEGRDCEEVVTQLAAASRALDRAGFAIIATGLQQCLADSVSGEGDAGSTDEVKARLEKLFLSLA, from the coding sequence GTGGATCTGCGCTTCGAGGGTGACGAACTGAAGTCGGTGCTGAACCGGCTGCGCCGGGCGCAGGGGCAGATCTCCGGCGTGATCAGGATGATCGAGGAGGGCCGGGACTGCGAGGAGGTCGTCACGCAGCTCGCCGCCGCGTCACGCGCCCTCGACCGGGCCGGGTTCGCGATCATCGCGACCGGACTCCAGCAGTGCCTGGCCGACTCCGTGAGCGGTGAGGGCGACGCCGGGAGCACGGACGAGGTCAAGGCCCGCCTGGAGAAGCTGTTCCTCTCCTTGGCCTGA
- a CDS encoding rhodanese-like domain-containing protein: MTTHAALDSDEARVRLPELTVVDVRTPGEYATGHLPGALNIPLDALPRAVPALRPLSGDVLVVCAAGPRSEQARVLLSSEGVDAMTLTGGTQDWARRGHGLDRPEPGGRRTWSMERQVRFTAGALALTGLGLGLLHPGWQLISAVVAGGLVFSALTDTCGMAVVLGKLPHNRPRATDLDATLARLAAR; encoded by the coding sequence ATGACCACTCACGCCGCCCTCGACTCCGACGAGGCCCGGGTCCGGCTGCCCGAGCTGACCGTCGTCGACGTCCGCACGCCCGGCGAGTACGCCACCGGACACCTGCCCGGCGCCCTCAACATCCCGCTGGACGCACTCCCGCGCGCGGTGCCCGCGCTCCGCCCGCTGTCCGGCGACGTGCTCGTGGTGTGCGCCGCCGGACCCCGCTCCGAGCAGGCCCGCGTCCTGCTGTCCTCGGAGGGCGTCGACGCGATGACGCTGACCGGCGGGACCCAGGACTGGGCCCGGCGCGGGCACGGGCTGGACCGGCCGGAGCCGGGCGGGCGGCGCACCTGGTCGATGGAGCGCCAGGTCCGGTTCACCGCGGGCGCCCTCGCCCTGACCGGTCTGGGCCTCGGACTGCTGCACCCCGGCTGGCAGTTGATCTCCGCCGTGGTCGCGGGCGGCCTCGTCTTCTCCGCCCTGACCGACACGTGCGGTATGGCCGTCGTCCTCGGGAAGCTGCCGCACAACCGGCCGCGCGCCACCGACCTCGACGCCACCCTGGCGCGGCTCGCGGCCCGCTGA
- a CDS encoding ABC transporter ATP-binding protein, with product MLLGYVRPHRWALLAGAVLSLVTGATGLLLPLVARELIDDLSHDRAITGALVVMSALVVTNAALGALGSYVLRRTAESVVLGARRTLSSYLLRLRIAAVDRSEPGDLMARITSDTTLLREVTTDSLVGLGTGGLTLVATVVMMGLVDPVLLAVTLAVILGATAVLGVIVPRINRASRQAQDAVGVMGASLERVLGALRTVKASGAEHREEATLHSAAEESWRQSVRAAKWSAAAGNTAGLAMQVAFITVLAVGGARVATGAVGIGTLVAFLLYVFYLMSPIQQVVGAITQYQSGAAALSRIEEALRLPAEPAATAAPLPATDAEPAALAFSDVRFRYAEDLPHVHHGVTFDVPARGMTAFVGPSGAGKTTVFSLIERFYDPESGVITLDGRDLGLWDLPRLRSAIGYVEQDAPVLSGSLRQNLLLGHPGADDDTLERVLATTRLDGLVARLPDGLDTLVGHRGTKLSGGERQRVAIARALLRRPRLLLLDEATSQLDAVNEAALRDTVAEVARTTTVLVVAHRLSTVTMADRIVVMDAGKVRAVGTHRELVATDSLYAELAATQFLATAG from the coding sequence ATGCTCCTCGGCTATGTCCGGCCGCACCGGTGGGCCCTGCTCGCCGGTGCCGTGCTGTCGCTGGTCACCGGGGCCACCGGGCTGCTGCTGCCGCTGGTCGCCCGCGAGCTGATCGACGACCTCTCCCACGACCGGGCCATCACCGGCGCGCTGGTCGTCATGTCGGCTCTGGTGGTCACCAACGCGGCGCTGGGCGCGCTGGGTTCGTACGTGCTGCGGCGCACCGCGGAGTCGGTGGTCCTCGGGGCGCGGCGCACCCTGTCGTCGTACCTGCTGCGGCTGCGGATAGCCGCCGTGGACCGCAGCGAGCCGGGCGACCTGATGGCCCGCATCACCTCGGACACCACTCTGCTGCGCGAGGTCACCACCGACTCCCTGGTCGGTCTGGGCACCGGCGGACTCACGCTGGTCGCGACCGTGGTGATGATGGGCCTGGTCGACCCGGTGCTGCTCGCGGTCACACTCGCCGTGATCCTCGGCGCGACCGCGGTCCTCGGCGTGATCGTGCCGCGCATCAACCGGGCGAGCCGGCAGGCGCAGGACGCGGTCGGGGTGATGGGCGCGTCGCTGGAACGCGTGCTGGGGGCGCTGCGCACGGTGAAGGCGTCCGGCGCCGAGCACCGGGAGGAGGCCACGCTGCACTCCGCGGCCGAGGAGTCGTGGCGGCAGAGCGTGCGCGCCGCCAAGTGGTCGGCCGCCGCGGGCAACACGGCCGGACTGGCGATGCAGGTCGCGTTCATCACGGTGCTGGCGGTGGGCGGGGCGCGGGTCGCGACCGGCGCCGTCGGCATCGGCACGCTGGTCGCGTTCCTGCTGTACGTCTTCTATCTGATGTCGCCGATCCAGCAGGTGGTCGGCGCGATCACCCAGTACCAGTCGGGTGCCGCCGCCCTGTCCCGCATCGAGGAGGCGCTGCGCCTTCCCGCGGAGCCCGCCGCCACCGCCGCCCCGTTGCCGGCGACGGACGCCGAACCGGCCGCGCTCGCCTTCTCCGACGTCCGTTTCCGGTACGCCGAGGACCTCCCCCACGTCCATCACGGGGTGACCTTCGACGTGCCCGCCCGGGGCATGACGGCGTTCGTCGGCCCCTCCGGCGCGGGCAAGACCACCGTGTTCTCCCTCATCGAGCGGTTCTACGACCCCGAGTCCGGCGTGATCACCCTGGACGGCCGGGACCTCGGCCTGTGGGACCTGCCCCGACTGCGGTCCGCGATCGGGTACGTCGAGCAGGACGCGCCCGTCCTGTCGGGCTCGCTGCGCCAGAACCTGCTGCTCGGCCACCCGGGAGCGGACGACGACACCCTGGAACGGGTCCTGGCGACGACCCGGCTGGACGGTCTGGTGGCGCGGCTGCCGGACGGACTCGACACACTCGTCGGGCATCGCGGCACCAAGCTGTCGGGCGGTGAACGTCAGCGGGTGGCGATCGCCCGCGCGCTGCTGCGCCGCCCCCGGCTGCTGCTCCTGGACGAGGCCACCTCGCAGCTGGACGCGGTCAACGAGGCGGCGCTGCGCGACACCGTCGCCGAGGTCGCCCGCACCACCACGGTGCTGGTCGTGGCCCATCGGCTCTCCACGGTGACGATGGCCGACCGGATCGTGGTGATGGACGCCGGCAAGGTCCGTGCGGTGGGCACCCACCGCGAACTCGTCGCCACCGACTCGCTGTACGCCGAGCTGGCGGCCACGCAGTTCCTCGCCACGGCGGGCTGA
- a CDS encoding nuclear transport factor 2 family protein, whose translation MGTGASPVFDAETLRRAVEGNPNTLLSLYADDAELRVVDRDAQPSRPRLLHGRDEISALLDDVYSRDMTHRLENCVIQGDHAAFSESCEYADGVRVLAESMITLRDGRIVEQTMIQAWDDKR comes from the coding sequence ATGGGAACCGGGGCAAGCCCCGTCTTCGACGCCGAGACGTTGCGCCGCGCCGTCGAGGGGAATCCGAACACGCTGCTGTCGCTCTACGCCGACGACGCCGAACTGCGTGTGGTGGACCGCGACGCCCAGCCCAGCCGTCCGCGGCTGCTGCACGGCCGCGACGAGATCAGCGCGCTGCTCGACGACGTGTACAGCCGCGACATGACACACCGGCTGGAGAACTGCGTCATCCAGGGCGACCACGCGGCCTTCAGCGAGTCCTGCGAGTACGCGGACGGCGTCCGCGTACTCGCCGAATCGATGATCACGCTGCGCGACGGCCGGATCGTCGAGCAGACCATGATCCAGGCCTGGGACGACAAGCGGTGA
- a CDS encoding elongation factor G, which yields MPLLNLGILAHVDAGKTSLTERLLHSAGVIDEIGSVDAGSTQTDTLALERRRGITIRSAVVSFPLDDVTVNLIDTPGHPDFIAEVERVLGVLDGAVLVVSAVEGVQAQTRVLMRTLRRLRIPALIFVNKIDRRGARYEEVLRELTDRLSAAVVPMGSATGLGTRAARFAPHIGPAALDVLADHDDDLLAAYVDGTVGPDRLRASLSARTRQAAVHPVYAGSAVTGAGVAALAEGIRDLLPAAAGDPRGPVSGTVFKVERGPAGEKIAYARMFSGTLRVRDKVACGGPGGEGRITALTVFDRGGDVRRDEVPAGRIARLWGLTDIRIGDSVGLPRAPHGRLFAPPTLETVVVPGPEVDRGALHVALTRLAEQDPLIALRHDRVRREISVSLYGEVQKEVVQATLADEYGLDVGFRETTPLCVERAVGSGAAVEFNKQGANPFLATVGLRVDPAPAGAGTEFRLEVELGSMPYAFFKAVEDTVRETLGQGLHGWRVADCTVTMTHSGYSPRQSHAHQGFDKSMSSTGADFRGLTPLVLIEALRRAGTSVHEPMHRFRIEAPADTLGALLPVLAAARAVPRTTESHGAGCVLEGTVPAVHVHALEQQLPGLTRGEGELESAFDHYAQVVRRTVPERPRTDHNPLDRKEYLLNVTRRVGG from the coding sequence GTGCCCCTGCTCAACCTGGGAATTCTCGCGCACGTCGACGCAGGTAAGACCAGCCTGACCGAACGGCTGCTGCACTCGGCCGGAGTGATCGACGAGATCGGCAGCGTCGACGCCGGCAGTACGCAGACCGACACCCTCGCGCTGGAACGCCGGCGCGGCATCACCATCAGGTCGGCCGTCGTCTCGTTCCCGCTCGACGACGTGACCGTCAACCTCATCGACACACCCGGCCACCCCGACTTCATCGCGGAGGTGGAGCGGGTGCTCGGCGTCCTGGACGGCGCCGTGCTGGTGGTCTCGGCCGTCGAGGGCGTACAGGCGCAGACCCGCGTCCTGATGCGGACCCTGCGCCGTCTGCGGATCCCCGCGCTGATCTTCGTCAACAAGATCGACCGGCGCGGCGCGCGGTACGAGGAGGTGCTGCGGGAGCTGACGGACCGGCTCTCGGCGGCGGTCGTGCCCATGGGCTCGGCCACCGGCCTCGGAACCCGCGCGGCCCGCTTCGCACCGCACATCGGGCCCGCCGCGCTCGACGTCCTCGCGGACCACGACGACGATCTGCTGGCCGCCTACGTGGACGGCACGGTCGGCCCGGACCGTCTGCGTGCCTCCCTGTCGGCCCGCACCCGGCAGGCGGCCGTCCATCCGGTGTACGCGGGATCCGCCGTCACCGGCGCGGGTGTCGCCGCGCTGGCCGAGGGCATCAGGGACCTGCTCCCGGCCGCCGCCGGCGACCCCCGGGGGCCCGTCTCGGGCACCGTCTTCAAGGTCGAGCGGGGACCGGCGGGGGAGAAGATCGCCTACGCCCGGATGTTCTCCGGCACGCTGCGCGTCCGGGACAAGGTGGCGTGCGGCGGGCCGGGCGGCGAGGGCAGGATCACCGCGCTCACCGTCTTCGACCGCGGCGGCGACGTCCGGCGCGACGAGGTGCCCGCCGGCCGGATCGCCCGGCTGTGGGGCCTGACCGACATCAGGATCGGCGACAGCGTCGGCCTGCCGCGCGCGCCGCACGGGCGGCTGTTCGCCCCGCCCACCCTGGAGACGGTGGTGGTGCCCGGCCCGGAGGTGGACCGCGGTGCCCTGCACGTCGCGCTCACCCGGCTGGCCGAGCAGGACCCGCTGATCGCCCTGCGGCACGACCGGGTGCGCCGGGAGATCTCGGTCTCCCTCTACGGGGAGGTGCAGAAGGAGGTGGTGCAGGCGACGCTGGCCGACGAGTACGGCCTGGACGTCGGCTTCCGGGAGACGACGCCCCTGTGCGTCGAGCGGGCGGTCGGGTCGGGCGCGGCCGTCGAGTTCAACAAGCAGGGTGCCAACCCCTTCCTCGCGACGGTGGGGCTCCGCGTCGATCCGGCACCGGCCGGCGCGGGCACGGAGTTCCGGCTGGAGGTGGAGCTGGGATCGATGCCGTACGCGTTCTTCAAGGCGGTGGAGGACACCGTCCGGGAGACGCTCGGGCAGGGCCTGCACGGCTGGCGGGTTGCCGACTGCACGGTCACCATGACGCACTCCGGCTATTCGCCCCGGCAGAGCCACGCTCACCAGGGCTTCGACAAGAGCATGTCGAGCACCGGCGCGGACTTCCGCGGCCTGACGCCGCTGGTGCTGATCGAGGCGCTGCGGCGGGCGGGCACCTCGGTGCACGAGCCGATGCACCGCTTCCGCATCGAGGCCCCCGCGGACACCCTGGGCGCGCTTCTGCCGGTGCTGGCCGCGGCGCGGGCCGTGCCGCGCACGACGGAGTCGCACGGCGCCGGCTGCGTCCTGGAGGGCACGGTGCCCGCGGTCCACGTCCACGCGCTGGAGCAGCAGCTGCCGGGGCTCACCCGCGGCGAGGGCGAGCTGGAGAGCGCCTTCGACCACTACGCCCAGGTCGTGCGACGCACGGTCCCCGAGCGTCCCCGCACCGACCACAATCCGCTCGACCGGAAGGAGTACCTGCTCAACGTGACCCGGCGGGTGGGAGGTTGA
- a CDS encoding XdhC family protein: MRDILPALNGWYTRRTPFGLATVVAVSRSTPRDPGAAMAVGPDDEVVGSVSGGCVEGAVFELAREVVATGEARLETFGYSDDDAFAVGLTCGGEITLLVRPVTPERDPSFGEVAESVAAGRPVTVATVIDGPAPRGAALAVWPDRVSGTLGTPGLDVAVTADARGELALGATGVRHYGAHGERREDDVAVFLHSFAPPPRMLVFGAIDYAAAVARIGDFLGYRVTVCDARPVFATAKRFPPGVEVVVDWPHRYLRGTDTDERTVVCVLTHDPKFDVPLLEVALRRPAAYIGAMGSRRTHDERAKRLAEAGVGDAETARLRSPVGLDLGARTPEEVAVSVAAEIVALRWGGSGAPLTATAGAIHPPS, encoded by the coding sequence GTGCGTGACATCCTTCCGGCACTGAACGGCTGGTACACCCGACGGACACCGTTCGGGCTGGCCACGGTGGTGGCGGTGAGCCGCAGCACGCCCCGGGACCCGGGCGCCGCCATGGCCGTGGGGCCGGACGACGAGGTCGTCGGGAGCGTGTCCGGGGGCTGTGTCGAGGGCGCGGTGTTCGAGCTCGCCCGGGAGGTGGTCGCGACCGGTGAGGCTCGGCTGGAGACATTCGGGTACAGCGACGACGACGCGTTCGCGGTCGGTCTGACCTGCGGCGGTGAGATCACCCTGCTGGTGCGGCCGGTCACGCCCGAACGGGATCCCTCGTTCGGCGAGGTGGCGGAGTCGGTCGCGGCGGGCCGGCCGGTGACCGTGGCCACGGTGATCGACGGGCCGGCGCCGCGCGGGGCGGCCCTCGCCGTCTGGCCCGACCGGGTCTCCGGCACCCTGGGCACGCCCGGTCTGGACGTGGCAGTGACGGCCGACGCGCGCGGTGAACTCGCTCTGGGCGCCACGGGTGTGCGCCACTACGGGGCGCACGGGGAGCGGCGCGAGGACGACGTCGCGGTGTTCCTGCACTCGTTCGCGCCACCGCCGCGGATGCTGGTGTTCGGCGCGATCGACTACGCGGCGGCGGTCGCCCGTATCGGTGACTTCCTCGGCTACCGGGTCACCGTGTGCGACGCGCGTCCGGTGTTCGCCACCGCCAAGCGCTTCCCGCCGGGCGTGGAGGTGGTCGTGGACTGGCCGCACCGCTATCTGCGCGGCACCGACACCGACGAGCGCACGGTGGTCTGCGTGCTCACGCACGACCCGAAGTTCGACGTGCCGCTCCTGGAGGTGGCGCTGCGCCGGCCCGCCGCCTACATCGGGGCGATGGGCAGCCGCCGCACACACGACGAGCGGGCCAAACGCCTGGCCGAGGCGGGGGTCGGCGACGCGGAGACGGCGCGGCTGCGCTCGCCGGTCGGTCTCGACCTCGGGGCCCGTACGCCGGAGGAGGTGGCCGTGTCCGTCGCGGCCGAGATCGTCGCGCTGCGCTGGGGCGGCAGCGGGGCTCCGCTGACGGCGACGGCGGGGGCGATCCACCCGCCGTCGTGA
- a CDS encoding metallophosphoesterase family protein produces MRLLLMFDTHLPKRAKALPEQLLAELPHADVVFHAGDWVDTATLDLLESRCRRLVAVYGNNDGAELRARLPEVAYAVLDGLRFAVVHETGPAQGREARCAARFPDADVLVFGHSHIPWDTTAPTGLRLLNPGSPTDRRRQPDCTYLTAVVADGALADVTLHRLPPR; encoded by the coding sequence GTGCGCCTGCTCCTGATGTTCGACACCCATCTGCCGAAGCGCGCCAAGGCGCTGCCGGAGCAGCTGCTCGCGGAACTCCCGCACGCCGACGTGGTGTTCCACGCCGGGGACTGGGTCGACACCGCCACCCTCGACCTGCTGGAGAGCCGCTGCCGACGGCTCGTCGCCGTGTACGGCAACAACGACGGCGCCGAGCTGCGCGCCCGGCTGCCCGAGGTGGCGTACGCCGTACTCGACGGCCTGCGCTTCGCCGTCGTCCACGAGACCGGCCCCGCCCAGGGCCGGGAGGCGCGCTGCGCCGCCCGCTTCCCCGACGCTGACGTCCTTGTCTTCGGGCACTCCCACATCCCGTGGGACACCACGGCCCCCACCGGTCTGCGGCTGCTCAACCCGGGCTCCCCGACCGACCGCCGCCGTCAGCCGGACTGTACGTACCTCACCGCGGTCGTCGCCGACGGCGCCCTGGCCGACGTGACGCTGCACCGGCTGCCGCCGCGCTGA